Part of the Salinigranum rubrum genome is shown below.
CTTCGGGACGGACGACGAGGCGGAGCTCCTGCGCCGTCGTTCGGAGGTCGACCTCGAGTCGTACAGCAAGGAACTCATCGGCCAGACGGGGACGGAGGTCATCCTGGCCGACGATGGCTTTCCCGACCTCTCACCGACGGAGTTCCAGGCGTACACGGACGCCGACGTCCGCCCTATCCTCCGTATCGAACCCGTCATCGAGGAACTCATCGACGGCCACGACACGTTCGAGGACGTGGTCGACGAGTTCGAGACGACCGTGACGGAGGCGCTGGCCGGCGACCACGTGGCACTGAAGTCCATCGTCGCCTACCGGACCGGCCTGAACGTCGGTGCGCCCGAGCGCAGTGACGCTCGGGAAGCCTTCGATACACTCGGAGACGCTTGGGACGGTCGCCTGGAATCGAAGCCGCTCGTCGACTTCTTCCTGCACAGAGCCTGTACCCTCGCCGGAGCTGCGGACGCCCCTGTCCAGCTCCACACCGGCTTCGGCGACGCCGACGCTCATCCACACTTCGTCGACCCGACGTATCTCTACGACCTGCTGCGGACACACCGCGAGACGCCCGTCGTCCTTCTGCACGCGAGTTACCCGTACGTCCGCCAAGCTGGGTACGTGACCTCGACGTTCGAGGAGGCGTATCTCGACGTCTCGCTGGCCCTTCCGTTCGCACAGAACGGCGTCGAACCGCTGCTCCGACAGGTGTTCGAGGTGACGCCGACGAGCAAGGTCATGTACGGGAGCGACGCGTTCTGCATTCCCGAACTCTACGTACTCGCCGCGGACCGCATCCGGGCCGACCTCACCACGGTACTGGAGGACCTCGTGGCTGAGGGGTTCCTCGACGAACAGTACGCCGAGACGGTGGCGCGGAACGTGCTCCGTCAGAACGCGCACTCGCTATACGGCCTCTGAGACGACTCACTCTCGTCTGCGGGCTGTTCGTGTTTGTCAAGCTACAAGCCCCCGACGATATGTCCGTCATTGGCCGTGGCGTGACACATGCCGCTAGGGCCACGGTACGGAGCGGCGGTCGCCACTCTCGGGGACGGTCGTCGCGGTGACGGCCTCGGGAGGGCGTCACTCGGCGTCGACGATCCCGAGCTCTCGGAGCGTCAGTTCGAGCATCACCTTCGCTCCCTCGACGACCTGGTCTCGTTCCACATACTCGAGCGCCTCGTGTGAGAGTCCCCCCGCAGGGCCGTACTCGACGAGCGTCGGAATCCGAGTCCCATGATAGAGGAACGCGGCGTCCGTCGCCCCAGGTGCGACGTCCACGCCGGGGTCGAATCCGAGCCGGCTGGCCGTCGTCGTCGCCGCCGTCCGCACCAACGGGTGGTCCGTCGCCGCCTCGGTCGAACCGGCCAGCGCCACCGGGGGGAAGAAGTTGTCGTCGGGCACGCGTGCGTCGAACGTGACGTCCGGGGCCGCCTCGGCCGCGACCGATTCGACGCGGTCGACGAGACGGCCGCAGATGTCGTCGACTCCTTTGGGGAAGTCGGTCCACCGTGGCAGGCGGATATCGAGCGTCGCCTCACACCAGTCGGGGACCGAGTTGAGACCGCTGCGCTCTACCCGTCGGCTGTCGGCCTCGACGGCTTCGACACCGCCACCGACGACGGTTGTCCCCGGTGCAACCGTCAACCGTCCGAGGACGTCCTCGTCGACGAATATCTCGCCGAGCCGAGCAGGCAGACCCTCCTCCAGCGCGACCAGCGCACGCGACATTCCGAGGACGGCGTTCGTCCCGAGTTCCGGTGTCGACGCGTGAGCGGCCGTCCCCGTCGCTTCGAGGACGACCCACGCGAGCCCACGGTGGCCGATGACCGGCACGAACCCGTACGACCCTTCCAAGACGACCGCCGTGAAGTCAGCCAGTGAGTCGTAGCGGTTACCGAGCCAGTTCTCGCCCCCGTGCCAGCCGACCATCTCCTTGACGCCGATCTGGTAAACCTCCTCGTCGACGAGGTGGCCGTGGACGAGGTCACCGCCCAGTCGCGTGTCTGTCGCCCCGAGCGCGGCCTGTAGCCCGAGCAGACTCCCGACGAGGCAGACGCTCGACGACTTGTTGTCGTAGACGCCCCGACCGACAAGGACCGGCGCGGACGCACGGTCGCGCAGTCGCCACACGCGGGCCATCTTCTCCCGTATCTCCCGGGTGTAGCGCTCCCCGTCGAGTTCGATATCGATCGTCGTCCCACCACGCCAGTGGACCGTCCCCTCGGTCACAGTGAACGGGTCGTCGTTCGGCCACGCGGTCGGGTCGCCTGCCGGGACGACATCGGTGTGGCTGGTGCAGACGAACCCTCCGTCACCGGCTCCGTTGACGATCGTATACAGGTTCTCCCGGGGCGCGTCGACGTAGTCGTGCTCGGGGTGAATCCGCTGTGTCTCGACGTGGAACCCCGGTGCGTCGAGCGTAGCGTCGAGCTGGTCGGACAGCACTCCGACGGGCGTCTCGGGGTCGTCACTCACACCCTCCTCACCTGAGAGTCCGGGACGTCCCACGAGTGCGTCGAGAAACGACAGCAGCAGGTCGGTGTTCGCGTCGATCCACTCGGTTCCGGCGTCGAGCACCGTCTGCTCCGTCGACGTGAGGCCTTCGTTCATTCGTTGTCGAACGGGCGCGTCCGTGGTTTGTATGCGCTTCCATTGTCCCATGCCCCGGTCTCGAGGTCGTGGCTGTCGAGCCAGGCGAGTGCGTCGTCGACATCTCGTGTCGGCGTCACCAGCAAGAGTCCACCGTCGCGGTGGTCGTCCGCACGCACGAGGCCGGCGTGGATGGCCGCCTCGGGCTGGAGGTGGTAACCCCGCCAGCCGAACGAACGGTACGAGTCCCGGATGAGCAGGTATCGCCTGTCGCTCGACCCGCGCGTGAGCCGCCCTGCCAGCGTCGTGAAGTGGCCGACGTCCCAGTTCAGACGCCGGAAGTACTCGGGATCATCCCACCGAGTGAGAAGTGCGACAAGGTTGTACTTATGACCCAGGAGGCTCGCGGGAGCGAGGGTCTGCGTGAGGTTGTAGTTGAGTATCAGTTGCGCGTGTATCGTGTCGTCACAGACTGCCTCGAGGAGGTCGTCGAACCTGTCTGCGGTCAACTGGACCGCGTCGGCGGCGTCGTCGCTCCGACACGCCGGAACGGGAATGGCCGTAAGCGCCCCATCGCTCGCCGCCTCGCACGCGACGACGAGGCCGTGTGGACTCGTCCCTCCCTCGTCCTCGACGGTGGCGAGGTCGTACGCGAAGTGGTCGTGCGGATACCACAGCCCAGCACGGGCCGGAGGGACCTCTCCGGCGGCGACCGCCTCGCGGACGGCGGCGAGCCGGGCTTCGTTCCGGGGCTCCAGCGTCGTGCCTGCAGCTGCTGCCACGGCGTCGACGGAGACCGGTACCCCGTCACGTTCGGTCTGCCCGTACGCGTGCAGGAGGTACGTCAGGGCGTACGCGCCGCAGACCATGTCCTTCTGGTCGCGTAGTACCCGGTAGGCCTCGTGGACGGCCGGGAACCCGGCTGGGAGCGCGACGTCGAGATCGATCGGCGGATACGTCGGTGGGGGGTCTCGGTCCATCAGTCGCCTCGAATCGGTGTGGCTCTGGACCCCGGGGTAATCGACGGGTCGGGACGGTCGGTGACGGGTGAACGGTCGTGATTCATCGTATTGTCGGGAAGACGGTGCGGTGAGAGGCGGTTCACTGTGGGTGACGATACGACGGTCGGGGACGGTGGCGGGGTTCGAGTGATTCGAACCGAGCGGAAGACCGCGATCGGACGCTTACGACGAAGCCTGCTGTCTGGCACGTTCCCAGGTCTCAACCCACTTGTCCTCCTCGATGGGGTAGTAGTCGATCGAGTTGGCGATGATGTCGTCGAGGCTGTCGAGTTGGAGCGTTTGGATCTGGTTCTCCGTGAGGAACTCTCGTGCGGCGTCGTTCGCCGGCGGCGACTTGCGGAGTTCGGTCCAAGCGATGTTCGCCTGGCCCTCCTTCGAGGCTGCCCACTTGAAGAACGCGTTCGTCGTGTTCTGCTGTTCTTCGGTCTCGGCCTGGGTTGTCATCGTCATCCCTTCCACCCAGAACAGTCCCCCGAGCCCGGGGTTGGGCTGGAACCGGAACTTGTCGGTCCCCAGGCCGGCCTCGACGGTCTTCAACTGGGCGTAGTTGAACAGGAAGCCGTCGAACAGATAGACCGTCTCGTTTATCAGCGGACGGTTGGCCTCGTTCGCCGACGCGGGCAGCAGCCGGGCGTTCGAGAGCAGCTCCGCTGCGGCGTCTTCGACTTTCGCCATGTCCTCCTCCGGGAGGCCGTACACCTTCTCTGCGGTCACATCGCCGTCGATAGAGATCTCGCCCTCCTCGATGAGGTACAGCGCGACTTTCGGGCCGGCCCACAGCGGGAGGCTGAAGATCTCGTACCGGTCGGCGTACTTGTCGTCCCAGAGGACGCTCCAGGACTGGACCTCCTCGGCGGAGACCTGGTCCTTGTTATAGATGAGGCCGCTGATCCCCCACCGGGGTGGGATGCCGTAGCGGGTGTCGTCGTAGAACATCGAGCGGTGATTCCGGACGCCCTCGGGCATGTTCGACAACTCTTCGGAGAACAGGTCCTCGTCGACGGGTCGAGCGAGTCCCGCCTCGCCCAGCCGCTGGACCCAGACGGTGTCGGGGACGATGAACTGGTAGTCACCCCCACCCTGGATGTTCTGGAAGCCCTGCAGGTCGCTCCCGATGAAGTCCGTCGAGACGGACAGATCCGTCTGGTTCTGGAACCGCCCAGTCACGCTCGGGACGTCCCAACCGGACCACGTCAGCCCCTGGATGCTGTCGGCGAACGGCCCCTCGACGCCGAAGTACGACTCGCCGGACATCCCGTCCCCGCCGGCCGTGCTCGTTCCCCCGCTCTCGGTGGCTTCGCCGCCCGATTCGGTCGCTGTACTCCCGCCCCCCGACCCCGACTCTGACTCCCCTCCAGAGCCGTTACTGCTACACCCCG
Proteins encoded:
- a CDS encoding M20 family metallopeptidase, translating into MNEGLTSTEQTVLDAGTEWIDANTDLLLSFLDALVGRPGLSGEEGVSDDPETPVGVLSDQLDATLDAPGFHVETQRIHPEHDYVDAPRENLYTIVNGAGDGGFVCTSHTDVVPAGDPTAWPNDDPFTVTEGTVHWRGGTTIDIELDGERYTREIREKMARVWRLRDRASAPVLVGRGVYDNKSSSVCLVGSLLGLQAALGATDTRLGGDLVHGHLVDEEVYQIGVKEMVGWHGGENWLGNRYDSLADFTAVVLEGSYGFVPVIGHRGLAWVVLEATGTAAHASTPELGTNAVLGMSRALVALEEGLPARLGEIFVDEDVLGRLTVAPGTTVVGGGVEAVEADSRRVERSGLNSVPDWCEATLDIRLPRWTDFPKGVDDICGRLVDRVESVAAEAAPDVTFDARVPDDNFFPPVALAGSTEAATDHPLVRTAATTTASRLGFDPGVDVAPGATDAAFLYHGTRIPTLVEYGPAGGLSHEALEYVERDQVVEGAKVMLELTLRELGIVDAE
- a CDS encoding ABC transporter substrate-binding protein, whose amino-acid sequence is MSHDEMDWRTRRKILKGIGLAGIAGLAGCSSNGSGGESESGSGGGSTATESGGEATESGGTSTAGGDGMSGESYFGVEGPFADSIQGLTWSGWDVPSVTGRFQNQTDLSVSTDFIGSDLQGFQNIQGGGDYQFIVPDTVWVQRLGEAGLARPVDEDLFSEELSNMPEGVRNHRSMFYDDTRYGIPPRWGISGLIYNKDQVSAEEVQSWSVLWDDKYADRYEIFSLPLWAGPKVALYLIEEGEISIDGDVTAEKVYGLPEEDMAKVEDAAAELLSNARLLPASANEANRPLINETVYLFDGFLFNYAQLKTVEAGLGTDKFRFQPNPGLGGLFWVEGMTMTTQAETEEQQNTTNAFFKWAASKEGQANIAWTELRKSPPANDAAREFLTENQIQTLQLDSLDDIIANSIDYYPIEEDKWVETWERARQQASS
- a CDS encoding DUF6885 family protein; this translates as MDRDPPPTYPPIDLDVALPAGFPAVHEAYRVLRDQKDMVCGAYALTYLLHAYGQTERDGVPVSVDAVAAAAGTTLEPRNEARLAAVREAVAAGEVPPARAGLWYPHDHFAYDLATVEDEGGTSPHGLVVACEAASDGALTAIPVPACRSDDAADAVQLTADRFDDLLEAVCDDTIHAQLILNYNLTQTLAPASLLGHKYNLVALLTRWDDPEYFRRLNWDVGHFTTLAGRLTRGSSDRRYLLIRDSYRSFGWRGYHLQPEAAIHAGLVRADDHRDGGLLLVTPTRDVDDALAWLDSHDLETGAWDNGSAYKPRTRPFDNE
- a CDS encoding amidohydrolase family protein, translating into MTIAGVVDSTPLIDNHAHAVEPQSVETIREAFSTFFTEGELSPHHARHTLNYRAALSLLNSHFGTDDEAELLRRRSEVDLESYSKELIGQTGTEVILADDGFPDLSPTEFQAYTDADVRPILRIEPVIEELIDGHDTFEDVVDEFETTVTEALAGDHVALKSIVAYRTGLNVGAPERSDAREAFDTLGDAWDGRLESKPLVDFFLHRACTLAGAADAPVQLHTGFGDADAHPHFVDPTYLYDLLRTHRETPVVLLHASYPYVRQAGYVTSTFEEAYLDVSLALPFAQNGVEPLLRQVFEVTPTSKVMYGSDAFCIPELYVLAADRIRADLTTVLEDLVAEGFLDEQYAETVARNVLRQNAHSLYGL